One Actinomyces respiraculi DNA window includes the following coding sequences:
- a CDS encoding NADH-quinone oxidoreductase subunit J, whose protein sequence is MATARPDLLSTQTLPAALTATGTMGTGETVLFAVVALLCVACAIGLLVSRRAVTAAVNMIGVMIGLAILYMANEAPFLGVVQVVVYTGAVMTLVLFVVMLVGVGGDEPVVGTGGRVGRAAMVAAALGFALLVGAVVARTVFPTPRGLVDSAAATPGYLAVVLFGEHVVTMELTGLLLIVAATGALTLTHRERIRAKITQRSLMLDRMKAYKNTGAHPGQKTMTGVYAATNAAAAPALGADGEAVEEAVPRVLRVRGQALDLAEVSPELAAAQRSGEITGRMDASVGQSGMASMPGAAAPAVVQPLAAPALEAGTPQDDPVGTAQDEPAALPTDAKEESK, encoded by the coding sequence ATGGCTACCGCACGTCCCGACCTGCTCTCCACGCAGACGCTCCCAGCCGCCCTGACTGCCACCGGCACCATGGGCACCGGGGAGACGGTGCTCTTCGCCGTCGTCGCTCTGCTGTGCGTGGCCTGCGCCATCGGCCTGCTCGTCTCGCGCCGGGCCGTGACCGCCGCCGTCAACATGATCGGCGTCATGATCGGCCTCGCGATCCTCTACATGGCCAACGAGGCGCCCTTCCTCGGCGTCGTCCAGGTGGTGGTCTACACCGGCGCCGTCATGACCCTCGTGCTCTTCGTCGTCATGCTCGTGGGCGTCGGGGGCGATGAGCCCGTCGTCGGCACCGGTGGCCGCGTTGGTCGCGCCGCCATGGTCGCCGCGGCCCTGGGTTTCGCCCTCCTCGTCGGCGCGGTCGTGGCCCGTACCGTCTTCCCCACCCCGCGCGGCCTGGTCGACTCGGCCGCCGCCACCCCCGGCTACCTCGCCGTCGTCCTCTTCGGTGAGCACGTGGTCACCATGGAGCTCACCGGCCTGCTGCTCATCGTCGCCGCCACCGGCGCCCTGACCCTCACGCACCGCGAGCGCATCCGCGCCAAGATCACCCAGCGCTCCCTCATGCTCGATCGCATGAAGGCCTACAAGAACACCGGCGCCCACCCCGGTCAGAAGACCATGACCGGTGTCTACGCCGCCACCAACGCGGCCGCCGCCCCGGCCCTGGGCGCCGACGGCGAGGCCGTCGAGGAGGCCGTGCCCCGCGTCCTGCGCGTGCGCGGCCAGGCCCTCGACCTTGCCGAGGTCTCACCCGAGCTCGCCGCCGCCCAGCGCTCCGGCGAGATCACCGGGCGCATGGACGCCTCCGTCGGGCAGTCCGGCATGGCCTCCATGCCCGGCGCCGCCGCCCCGGCCGTCGTCCAGCCCCTCGCCGCCCCGGCGCTCGAGGCCGGCACCCCGCAGGACGACCCGGTCGGCACCGCGCAGGACGAACCGGCCGCCCTGCCCACCGACGCGAAGGAGGAGAGCAAGTGA
- the nuoK gene encoding NADH-quinone oxidoreductase subunit NuoK codes for MSLPITAYVVLAVVLFALGALTVLLRRNAIIELMGVELMLNAVNLALVAFSRLHGNLTGQVFAFFIIVVAAAEVVIGLSIIVSIFRTRRSTSVDDENLLQH; via the coding sequence GTGAGCCTCCCCATCACCGCCTACGTCGTCCTCGCCGTCGTGCTCTTCGCCCTTGGTGCCCTCACGGTGCTCCTGCGCCGCAACGCGATCATCGAGCTCATGGGCGTTGAGCTCATGCTCAACGCCGTCAACCTCGCCCTCGTGGCCTTCTCGCGGCTGCACGGCAACCTCACCGGCCAGGTCTTCGCCTTCTTCATCATCGTCGTGGCCGCCGCCGAGGTCGTCATCGGCTTGAGCATCATCGTGTCCATCTTCCGCACCCGCAGGTCCACGTCGGTCGACGACGAGAACCTGCTTCAGCACTGA
- the nuoL gene encoding NADH-quinone oxidoreductase subunit L, with translation MTSTSLALAAPTAHAAALPATGAASLAWLLIAVPACSAALLLLLGRRSDRWGHWLGLAAAVVSAGLGLAILVQVLGLPADERVLQLDLWQWFSVGSLDVTVGLRLDPLSLTFVTLVTFVGALIHLYSVAYMEHDRDRRRFFAYLNLFVAAMLTLVLGSSYIVLFVGWEGVGLASYLLIGFWNTADADAPQREQAKSRENATAAKKAFVMNRVGDLGLLLAMMAMVYQAGSVAFDDVLGMAADGAIPTAWLTATGFFLLLAACGKSAQFPLQAWLGDAMAGPTPVSALIHAATMVTAGVYLMVRSGAIFQGAPAAQLAVAVVGALTLLLGAVIGAAKDDMKKVLAASTMSQIGYMMLGAGLGPAGYAFAIFHLLTHGFFKAQLFLGAGSVMHAMSDQVDIRRFGALRTAMPITWITMGIGWLAILGIPPFSGFWSKDKIIETAFIGEGLAPWLLGGVALIGAGLTAFYMSRLFFMIFHGQARWTTAADIEGEVHPHESGWLMTAPLVILSVFSVALGGLLTIGDAFVTWLEPVTGHAEHGHPVLPVHVIMAATLAVVVIGALIAWAMYVRRPVETVVQPGNVLVEAARHDMYQDAVNEAIAMRPGQGLVLAATATDRYVVDGAVETLAVGTAGLGRLVRLTQSGYLRTYAAYTLVGTLIALVAVLAGRL, from the coding sequence ATGACCAGCACCTCCCTCGCACTGGCGGCCCCCACGGCCCACGCCGCGGCCCTGCCCGCCACCGGCGCCGCCTCACTGGCCTGGCTCCTCATCGCCGTACCGGCCTGCTCCGCGGCCCTGCTGCTCCTGCTCGGGCGCCGCAGCGACCGCTGGGGCCACTGGCTGGGCCTGGCCGCCGCCGTTGTCAGCGCCGGCCTCGGCCTGGCGATCCTCGTCCAGGTCCTCGGCCTGCCCGCCGATGAGCGTGTCCTCCAGCTCGACCTGTGGCAGTGGTTCAGCGTCGGCAGCCTCGACGTCACCGTCGGCCTGCGCCTGGACCCCCTGTCGCTCACCTTCGTCACCCTCGTGACCTTCGTCGGCGCCCTCATCCACCTGTACTCCGTGGCCTACATGGAGCACGACCGCGACCGCCGCCGCTTCTTCGCCTACCTCAACCTCTTCGTCGCCGCGATGCTCACGCTCGTGCTCGGCTCGTCCTACATCGTGCTCTTCGTCGGTTGGGAGGGCGTGGGCCTGGCCTCCTACCTCCTCATCGGCTTCTGGAACACCGCCGACGCCGACGCCCCGCAGCGCGAGCAGGCCAAGAGCCGTGAGAACGCCACCGCCGCCAAGAAGGCCTTCGTCATGAACCGCGTGGGCGACCTCGGCCTGCTCCTGGCGATGATGGCGATGGTCTACCAGGCCGGCTCCGTCGCCTTCGACGACGTCCTGGGTATGGCCGCCGACGGCGCCATCCCCACCGCCTGGCTCACCGCCACCGGCTTCTTCCTCCTTCTGGCCGCCTGTGGTAAGTCCGCCCAGTTCCCCCTCCAGGCCTGGCTCGGCGACGCCATGGCCGGACCGACCCCCGTCTCGGCGCTCATCCACGCCGCCACGATGGTCACCGCCGGCGTCTACCTCATGGTGCGCTCCGGTGCGATCTTCCAGGGCGCGCCCGCCGCCCAGCTGGCCGTCGCCGTCGTCGGCGCCCTGACCCTCCTGCTCGGAGCCGTCATCGGTGCGGCCAAGGACGACATGAAGAAGGTCCTGGCGGCCTCCACCATGAGCCAGATCGGCTACATGATGCTCGGCGCGGGCCTGGGCCCCGCCGGCTACGCCTTCGCGATCTTCCACCTGCTCACCCACGGCTTCTTCAAGGCCCAGCTCTTCCTCGGCGCCGGCAGCGTCATGCACGCCATGAGCGACCAGGTCGACATCCGCCGCTTCGGGGCCCTGCGCACAGCCATGCCCATCACCTGGATCACCATGGGGATCGGCTGGCTCGCCATCCTCGGCATCCCGCCCTTCAGCGGCTTCTGGTCCAAGGACAAGATCATCGAGACCGCCTTCATCGGCGAGGGCCTGGCGCCCTGGCTGTTGGGAGGCGTCGCCCTCATCGGCGCGGGCCTGACCGCCTTCTACATGTCCCGCCTGTTCTTCATGATCTTCCACGGCCAGGCCCGCTGGACCACCGCCGCGGACATCGAGGGCGAGGTCCACCCCCACGAGTCCGGCTGGCTCATGACCGCCCCGCTCGTCATCCTCTCCGTCTTCTCCGTCGCGCTGGGCGGTCTGCTCACTATTGGCGACGCCTTCGTCACCTGGCTTGAGCCTGTCACCGGCCACGCCGAGCACGGACACCCGGTCCTGCCGGTGCACGTCATCATGGCGGCCACCCTCGCCGTCGTCGTCATCGGCGCCCTCATCGCCTGGGCCATGTACGTGCGCCGCCCCGTCGAGACCGTCGTCCAGCCCGGCAACGTGCTCGTCGAGGCCGCCCGCCACGACATGTACCAGGACGCCGTCAACGAGGCCATCGCCATGCGCCCCGGTCAGGGCCTCGTCCTGGCCGCCACCGCCACCGACCGCTACGTGGTCGACGGCGCCGTCGAGACCCTGGCGGTGGGGACCGCCGGCCTCGGCCGCCTGGTCCGACTCACCCAGTCCGGGTACCTGCGCACCTACGCGGCCTACACGCTCGTCGGCACGCTCATCGCGCTCGTCGCCGTCCTCGCCGGCCGCCTCTGA
- a CDS encoding complex I subunit 4 family protein gives MLIIDSAFPVLTTMVLVPAVGALLLTLPVLRPWARTLGLAVAVVELGLGVWAATLFDYSSRASTQLAETHAWIPHFGISWALGLNALGLAMLLLAVALVPLVLLASWGEVPADRQALFTGLVLALEAFVVVIFAARDVFLFYVAFEAMLVPVYLLIGRFGGTDRRRAAMKFLLYSLAGGLIMLVGVVCLLLYADDSAGAYLFERLAQTIPLVPTHVGRLLFLSFFIAFAIKAPMVPVHTWLPDTAEQATPGTSILLIGVLDKIGTYGMIVLVLPLFPEASAWAAPVVLVLAVISILYGALAAIGQDNLYRLISYTSVSHFGFMVLGIFIGSQAAATGAMVYMVAHGLSIAGLYLTTGFLARRTGTVLISELGGMARVTPVLAGTWLVSGLASIALPGLSGFVPEWLVLTGTFSESVTLGVAAVLGVVIAALYVLLPYQRVFTGAPAPARVGSSDLDGREKAILVPVVLAMLILGLAPSFLTTTLDGVAEQVATTMVQAPAGDVAAATVTTEGTAK, from the coding sequence ATGCTGATCATCGACTCCGCGTTCCCGGTGCTCACCACCATGGTGCTCGTGCCGGCCGTCGGCGCGCTCCTCCTGACCCTTCCCGTGCTGCGCCCCTGGGCCCGCACCCTCGGCCTGGCCGTCGCCGTCGTCGAGCTCGGCCTGGGCGTGTGGGCCGCCACCCTCTTCGACTACTCCTCCCGGGCCTCCACCCAGCTCGCCGAGACCCACGCCTGGATCCCGCACTTCGGGATCTCCTGGGCACTGGGCCTCAACGCCCTCGGCCTGGCCATGCTGCTGCTGGCCGTCGCGCTTGTGCCCCTGGTCCTGCTCGCCTCCTGGGGTGAGGTTCCCGCGGACCGCCAGGCGCTGTTCACCGGCCTGGTCCTGGCCCTGGAGGCCTTCGTCGTCGTCATCTTCGCGGCCCGCGACGTCTTCCTCTTCTATGTCGCCTTCGAGGCGATGCTCGTGCCCGTCTACCTGCTCATCGGACGCTTCGGCGGCACCGACCGCAGGCGCGCGGCCATGAAGTTCCTCCTGTACTCCCTGGCCGGCGGACTCATCATGCTCGTTGGCGTCGTGTGCCTGCTGCTCTACGCTGACGACTCCGCCGGTGCCTATCTCTTCGAGCGCCTGGCGCAGACCATCCCGCTCGTGCCCACCCACGTCGGGCGCCTGCTCTTCCTCAGCTTCTTCATCGCCTTCGCGATCAAGGCCCCCATGGTGCCGGTGCACACCTGGCTGCCCGACACCGCCGAGCAGGCCACCCCGGGCACCTCGATCCTGCTCATCGGCGTCCTGGACAAGATCGGCACCTACGGGATGATCGTCCTCGTCCTGCCGCTCTTTCCCGAGGCCTCTGCCTGGGCCGCCCCCGTGGTGCTCGTCCTCGCCGTCATCTCCATCCTCTACGGAGCCCTGGCCGCCATCGGGCAGGACAACCTCTACCGGCTCATCTCCTACACCTCGGTCAGCCACTTCGGCTTCATGGTCCTGGGCATCTTCATCGGCTCCCAGGCCGCGGCCACCGGCGCCATGGTCTACATGGTGGCCCACGGCCTGTCCATCGCCGGCCTGTACCTGACCACCGGCTTCCTCGCCCGCCGCACCGGCACCGTGCTCATCAGCGAGCTCGGCGGCATGGCGCGGGTGACACCGGTGCTCGCAGGCACCTGGCTCGTGTCCGGACTGGCCTCCATCGCCCTGCCGGGCCTGAGCGGCTTCGTGCCCGAGTGGCTGGTGCTCACCGGCACCTTCTCCGAGTCCGTGACCCTCGGCGTCGCCGCCGTCCTCGGCGTCGTCATCGCCGCCCTGTACGTCCTGCTGCCTTACCAGCGGGTCTTCACCGGCGCCCCCGCCCCGGCACGCGTCGGCTCCAGCGACCTCGACGGCCGTGAGAAGGCCATCCTCGTGCCGGTCGTCCTCGCGATGCTCATCCTGGGTCTCGCCCCCTCCTTCCTCACGACGACGCTCGACGGCGTCGCCGAGCAGGTCGCCACGACGATGGTCCAGGCCCCGGCCGGCGACGTCGCGGCCGCCACCGTCACCACCGAAGGGACCGCCAAGTGA
- the nuoN gene encoding NADH-quinone oxidoreductase subunit NuoN, whose protein sequence is MSTFTEPAIYWAGLAPALVILGTAVLGVLVEAFVPRRLRLSVQTVLALAAIMGSFVLLAGQWALVAGETPMTGEIANGFDIDPFGVAAQGIILVIGLLAVLTMADRTSAGDGAFAAQAADRPGRAEETESLHADWMGTEALPLTMFSLGGMMLFPQASNLIALFVMLELVSLPLYIMAAMARHRRLLSQEAALKYFVLGAFSSAFLLLGSALLYGATGSVDYSEIAQVSRLTQGVGPGWIVPAGLVLLLVGLLFKIAAAPFHSWSPDVYQGSPTPVTGFMAAGVKAAAFLALVRVLVFIGMTVTEELGAVLSAIAVLTMLVGTVVGIIQRDIKRMLAYSAIAHAGYMLIALISINRLSLSALLLYSLAYGVSTVGAFGIISLVRVSHGGAAGAEATDLDSYRGLGQRAPWLAAAMTVFMLSFAGIPLTAGFVAKYELFLSAALGGGVWLVVAAVVSSAATAFFYMRLIVLMYFRQSEGEGVVVVGSRGPVAAAVTVAVVLTLVVGILPQPLLTLLGSAAMLAP, encoded by the coding sequence GTGAGCACCTTCACCGAACCGGCGATCTACTGGGCCGGCCTCGCCCCCGCCCTCGTCATCCTCGGCACCGCCGTCCTGGGCGTGCTCGTGGAGGCCTTCGTGCCGCGACGCCTGCGGCTGAGCGTCCAGACGGTGCTCGCCCTCGCCGCGATCATGGGCTCCTTCGTGCTGCTCGCGGGCCAGTGGGCCCTCGTCGCCGGCGAGACGCCGATGACGGGCGAGATCGCGAACGGCTTCGACATCGACCCCTTCGGCGTGGCCGCACAGGGCATCATCCTCGTCATCGGGCTGCTCGCCGTGCTCACCATGGCGGACCGCACGAGCGCCGGTGACGGCGCCTTCGCCGCCCAGGCGGCAGACCGGCCCGGCCGGGCCGAGGAGACCGAGTCCCTGCACGCCGACTGGATGGGCACCGAGGCCCTGCCGCTGACGATGTTCTCACTGGGCGGCATGATGCTCTTCCCGCAGGCGAGCAACCTCATCGCCCTGTTCGTCATGCTTGAGCTCGTCTCCCTGCCGCTGTACATCATGGCGGCCATGGCCCGCCACCGCCGCCTGCTCAGCCAGGAGGCGGCCCTGAAGTACTTCGTCCTGGGCGCCTTCTCCTCAGCCTTCCTCCTGCTCGGCTCCGCCCTGCTCTACGGGGCCACCGGCTCCGTGGACTACAGCGAGATCGCGCAGGTGAGCCGACTCACCCAGGGCGTGGGACCGGGCTGGATCGTGCCCGCGGGCCTGGTCCTGCTGCTCGTCGGCCTCCTGTTCAAGATCGCTGCGGCCCCCTTCCACTCCTGGAGCCCGGACGTCTACCAGGGCTCGCCGACCCCCGTCACCGGCTTCATGGCCGCCGGCGTCAAGGCCGCCGCCTTCCTCGCCCTCGTGCGCGTCCTGGTCTTCATCGGCATGACCGTCACCGAGGAGCTCGGGGCCGTGCTCAGCGCCATCGCGGTCCTCACGATGCTTGTGGGCACCGTCGTCGGCATCATCCAGCGCGACATCAAGCGCATGCTCGCCTACTCCGCCATCGCCCACGCCGGCTACATGCTCATCGCCCTGATCTCCATCAACCGGCTGAGCCTGAGCGCGCTGCTGCTCTACTCCCTCGCCTACGGCGTGTCCACCGTCGGCGCCTTCGGGATCATCTCGCTTGTGCGCGTGAGTCACGGCGGGGCGGCGGGGGCCGAGGCCACCGACCTCGACTCCTACCGGGGCCTGGGCCAGCGCGCCCCGTGGCTGGCCGCCGCCATGACGGTCTTCATGCTGTCCTTCGCGGGCATCCCGCTGACCGCCGGCTTCGTCGCCAAGTACGAGCTCTTCCTGTCCGCCGCCCTGGGTGGTGGCGTCTGGCTCGTCGTCGCCGCCGTCGTGTCCTCCGCGGCAACCGCCTTCTTCTACATGCGCCTCATCGTCCTGATGTACTTCCGCCAGAGCGAGGGTGAGGGGGTTGTCGTCGTCGGCTCGCGCGGTCCGGTGGCGGCGGCCGTCACCGTGGCGGTTGTGCTCACCCTCGTCGTCGGCATCCTGCCCCAACCGCTGCTCACGCTACTGGGCTCCGCGGCTATGCTCGCCCCGTGA
- a CDS encoding polyprenyl synthetase family protein, producing the protein MIGSMPLNAPELEGRISAALQAVESRLMTVVSSADETINPPTSHLAAAGGKRLRPVLTLLTAQLGDPALATGEQVRDAGVAVELTHIATLYHDDVMDDAPLRRGAPSAQTVWGNSAAILTGDVLVARASQLVAALGPQAVLAHAKTFERLCMGQLHETLPVPVGVDRVEHYIQVLADKTGSLIAVSARYGAMLTGAGARAEAVVEAFGEKIGVAFQLADDVIDLTSDSATTGKTPGTDLREGVDTMPVLLLRRALAAGELDAEGQSILSTLSSTNLSSDEALAEVVARLREHPVLERTRRMAMRWAEEAVTVLAGLEEAAVAGAVERLDAQGVTDATEREAALADTRERAALVRAAMEQFAHLLVDRAA; encoded by the coding sequence GTGATCGGATCGATGCCGCTGAACGCCCCTGAGCTCGAGGGCCGGATCTCAGCGGCCCTTCAGGCCGTGGAGAGCCGTCTCATGACGGTGGTCTCGAGTGCCGACGAGACCATCAACCCGCCGACCTCCCACCTCGCGGCCGCCGGCGGCAAAAGGCTGCGCCCGGTCCTGACCCTCCTGACCGCCCAGCTCGGCGACCCGGCTCTGGCCACGGGGGAGCAGGTGCGTGACGCCGGCGTCGCCGTCGAGCTCACCCACATCGCCACGCTCTACCACGACGACGTCATGGACGACGCCCCGTTGCGCCGCGGCGCCCCGAGTGCCCAGACCGTCTGGGGCAACTCCGCCGCGATCCTCACCGGGGACGTGCTTGTGGCGCGCGCCTCCCAGCTCGTCGCCGCCCTGGGGCCCCAGGCCGTCCTCGCCCACGCCAAGACCTTCGAGCGCCTGTGCATGGGCCAGCTCCACGAGACCCTGCCCGTGCCCGTCGGCGTGGACCGGGTCGAGCACTACATCCAGGTCCTGGCGGACAAGACCGGCTCCCTCATCGCCGTCTCCGCCCGCTACGGCGCCATGCTCACGGGCGCGGGGGCGCGCGCCGAGGCGGTCGTCGAGGCCTTCGGGGAGAAGATCGGCGTCGCCTTCCAGCTCGCCGACGACGTCATCGACCTCACGAGCGACTCCGCCACCACCGGCAAGACCCCGGGCACTGACCTGCGCGAGGGCGTGGACACGATGCCGGTGCTCCTGCTGCGCCGCGCCCTGGCGGCGGGCGAGCTCGACGCCGAGGGCCAGTCGATCCTGTCCACCCTGTCCTCGACGAACCTGTCGTCGGACGAGGCCCTGGCCGAGGTCGTGGCGCGGCTGCGTGAGCACCCGGTGCTCGAGCGCACCCGCCGGATGGCGATGCGCTGGGCCGAGGAGGCCGTCACGGTGCTGGCGGGCCTGGAGGAGGCCGCCGTCGCGGGGGCCGTCGAGCGTCTGGACGCCCAGGGCGTCACCGATGCCACTGAGCGCGAAGCCGCCCTGGCCGACACCCGTGAGCGGGCGGCGCTCGTGCGCGCCGCCATGGAGCAGTTCGCCCACCTGCTGGTGGACCGGGCGGCCTGA
- a CDS encoding FAD-dependent oxidoreductase yields the protein MSTRPLSVAVVGAGPAGIYASDILSKSGLDVSIDLLERLPAPYGLVRYGVAPDHPRIKQIIVALYKILQRGGIRLIGNVEVGRDISVAELRQHYDAIVLATGADTDAELDIPGIDALESFGGADFVSWYDGHPDHPRTWDLSAREVAVIGVGNVALDIARMLAKHPEDLMTTEIPANVVEGLAASPVTDVHVFGRRGPAQVKFTPLELRELGKQPDVDVTVDEEDFEYDAGSEAALRASNQQRQVVKALEGYAMQEPEDLTASRTIHIHLFEAPHAILLDEGGHVRGLRTERTRLNGDGSVSGTGVFRDWPAQAVYRAVGYAGSPIEGLPFDAQRRVVPNEGGRVIGEDGTPLTGVYATGWIRRGPVGLIGSTKSDAQETIGNLVADAQAGLLHADDETQVGHEAVVALLEQRGVPYTTWQGWELLDAYERRLGEDYGPVQLTSGERRERERVKVVSREAMTAISRGADAPADPVALIGRPDPARLPARLRHLLGR from the coding sequence GTGAGCACCCGTCCCCTGTCAGTCGCCGTCGTCGGCGCCGGCCCTGCCGGCATCTACGCCTCGGACATCCTGTCCAAATCGGGCCTGGACGTCAGCATCGACCTCCTCGAGCGGCTGCCCGCCCCCTATGGCCTCGTGCGCTACGGCGTGGCCCCCGACCACCCGCGCATCAAGCAGATCATCGTCGCTCTGTACAAGATCCTCCAGCGCGGCGGCATCCGCCTCATCGGCAATGTCGAGGTCGGCCGCGACATCAGTGTCGCCGAGCTGCGCCAGCACTACGACGCCATCGTCCTGGCCACCGGCGCGGACACGGACGCCGAGCTCGACATCCCGGGTATTGACGCCCTCGAGTCCTTCGGCGGGGCGGACTTCGTCTCCTGGTATGACGGCCACCCCGACCACCCGCGCACCTGGGACCTGTCCGCCCGCGAGGTCGCGGTCATCGGCGTGGGCAATGTCGCCCTCGACATCGCCCGTATGCTCGCCAAGCACCCCGAGGACCTCATGACCACCGAGATCCCCGCCAACGTCGTTGAGGGCCTGGCCGCCTCCCCGGTCACCGACGTCCACGTCTTCGGACGGCGCGGCCCCGCCCAGGTGAAGTTCACCCCCCTGGAGCTGCGCGAGCTCGGCAAGCAGCCCGACGTCGACGTCACCGTTGACGAGGAGGACTTCGAGTACGACGCCGGCAGCGAGGCCGCCCTGCGCGCCTCCAACCAGCAGCGCCAGGTCGTCAAGGCCCTCGAGGGCTACGCCATGCAGGAGCCGGAGGACCTCACCGCCTCGCGCACCATCCACATCCACCTCTTCGAGGCCCCCCACGCGATCCTCCTCGATGAGGGCGGGCACGTGCGCGGCCTGCGCACCGAGCGCACCCGCCTCAACGGCGACGGCTCCGTGAGCGGCACGGGCGTCTTCCGCGACTGGCCCGCCCAGGCCGTCTACCGCGCCGTCGGCTACGCCGGTAGCCCCATCGAGGGCCTGCCCTTCGACGCCCAGCGCCGCGTCGTGCCCAACGAGGGCGGGCGGGTGATCGGCGAGGACGGCACCCCCCTCACCGGCGTCTACGCCACCGGCTGGATCCGCCGCGGCCCGGTCGGGCTCATCGGCTCGACGAAGTCGGACGCGCAGGAGACCATCGGCAACCTCGTCGCCGACGCCCAGGCGGGCCTGCTGCACGCCGACGACGAGACCCAGGTGGGTCACGAGGCCGTGGTGGCCCTGCTTGAGCAGCGGGGCGTGCCGTACACGACGTGGCAGGGCTGGGAGCTGCTCGATGCCTACGAGCGCCGGCTGGGTGAGGACTACGGGCCGGTGCAGCTCACCAGCGGCGAGCGGCGTGAGCGTGAACGGGTCAAGGTGGTCTCCCGCGAGGCCATGACGGCGATCTCGCGCGGCGCCGACGCCCCGGCGGACCCGGTGGCGCTCATCGGCCGGCCCGATCCCGCGCGACTGCCTGCGCGCCTGCGCCACCTTCTGGGACGGTGA
- the ald gene encoding alanine dehydrogenase, with translation MRIGIPTEVKDHEYRVAITPAGVHALVGRGHTVSVQAGAGLGAGISDEDYADAGAHVVADAAEVWGQAEMVIKVKEPVPDEYHLLRRDLVVFTYLHLAADRALTEALLAAGTTSIAYETVAADDGSLPLLAPMSEIAGRLAAQVGADCLLRPHGGAGLLLGGAAGVRRGNVVVLGGGAVGTAAARVAAGMGADVTVYDVDPARMRQIEESSGGRIHTRYSTPLDVETACLSADLVIGAVLVAGERTPHLVSHELVTRMRPGAVLVDVAIDQGGCFEDSRPTTHSEPTFEVEGRVMYCVANMPGAVPQTSTYALTNATLPYVLALADAGWREACRSRRDLARGVSTHDGALYTPGVGQALDLPVADVCALLA, from the coding sequence ATGCGAATTGGTATCCCCACTGAGGTCAAGGACCACGAGTACCGGGTCGCTATCACCCCTGCCGGAGTGCACGCCCTGGTCGGCCGCGGACACACCGTGAGCGTCCAGGCCGGCGCCGGCCTGGGGGCGGGCATCAGCGATGAGGACTACGCCGACGCCGGCGCCCACGTCGTCGCCGACGCCGCCGAGGTGTGGGGCCAGGCCGAGATGGTCATCAAGGTCAAGGAACCGGTGCCCGACGAGTACCACCTCCTGCGTCGCGACCTGGTCGTGTTCACCTACCTGCACCTGGCCGCCGACCGAGCCCTGACCGAGGCCCTGTTGGCCGCCGGTACGACGTCGATCGCCTACGAGACCGTCGCCGCTGACGATGGGAGCCTGCCGCTGCTGGCGCCCATGTCCGAGATCGCCGGGCGTCTGGCCGCCCAGGTGGGGGCCGACTGCCTGCTGCGGCCCCACGGGGGTGCCGGACTGCTGCTGGGCGGTGCCGCCGGGGTGCGACGCGGCAACGTCGTCGTCCTGGGCGGAGGGGCCGTCGGCACGGCTGCCGCGCGGGTGGCCGCGGGTATGGGGGCGGACGTCACGGTCTACGACGTCGACCCCGCCCGGATGCGCCAGATCGAGGAGTCCTCCGGCGGGCGCATCCACACCCGCTACTCCACGCCCCTGGACGTTGAGACCGCCTGCCTGAGTGCGGACCTGGTCATCGGGGCGGTGCTCGTGGCCGGTGAGCGCACCCCGCACCTCGTCAGCCACGAGCTCGTCACCCGCATGCGGCCCGGGGCGGTGCTGGTGGACGTGGCCATCGATCAGGGCGGCTGCTTCGAGGACTCGCGCCCCACCACCCACTCCGAGCCGACCTTCGAGGTTGAGGGGCGGGTCATGTACTGCGTGGCCAACATGCCCGGAGCGGTGCCCCAGACCTCCACCTACGCGCTGACCAACGCGACCCTGCCCTACGTGCTGGCCCTGGCCGACGCGGGCTGGCGTGAGGCCTGCCGGTCCCGGCGCGACCTGGCCCGTGGCGTGAGCACCCACGACGGCGCCCTGTACACCCCGGGAGTCGGGCAGGCGCTGGACCTGCCGGTGGCTGACGTCTGCGCCCTGCTCGCCTGA